One window of Cydia strobilella chromosome 10, ilCydStro3.1, whole genome shotgun sequence genomic DNA carries:
- the LOC134744688 gene encoding cuticle protein 16.5-like, with product MYAKIVVVLCAAGIASAGNLLHAAAPVAYASPVSSLSYATHTAHGAPFATYAAAPVASYAAAPVASYAAAPVATYAAAPVVKSVAPAVSYQSISTHSAPVAYAAPAVATYAAAPVVHKTLAPVATYAAAPLVHKTIAAPAISAYHSAPVAYAPAPAVHAYQAAPVATYAAAAPVVKTAVTYSAAPAVSHVSYSSAYGNYGW from the exons ATGTACGCCAAG ATCGTAGTTGTCCTGTGCGCCGCGGGCATCGCCTCCGCCGGCAACCTGCTGCACGCCGCGGCTCCCGTAGCGTACGCCTCTCCCGTCTCCTCGTTGTCATACGCCACGCACACGGCGCACGGCGCCCCCTTCGCCACGTACGCAGCTGCTCCCGTTGCATCATACGCCGCGGCTCCCGTCGCGTCATACGCCGCCGCCCCCGTTGCCACCTACGCCGCCGCCCCCGTCGTCAAATCCGTCGCTCCTGCCGTCTCCTACCAGAGCATCTCAACCCACTCCGCTCCCGTCGCGTACGCCGCTCCCGCTGTAGCGACCTACGCCGCTGCCCCGGTTGTACACAAGACCCTCGCCCCTGTGGCCACTTATGCCGCTGCCCCGCTTGTACACAAGACCATCGCCGCGCCCGCCATTTCTGCTTACCACTCTGCCCCCGTGGCTTACGCTCCCGCTCCCGCCGTGCACGCCTACCAGGCTGCCCCCGTAGCCACTTACGCCGCCGCCGCTCCCGTAGTCAAGACCGCTGTCACCTACTCCGCTGCCCCGGCTGTCTCCCATGTCTCTTACTCCAGCGCCTACGGTAACTACGGCTGGTAA